One Rosa chinensis cultivar Old Blush chromosome 3, RchiOBHm-V2, whole genome shotgun sequence DNA window includes the following coding sequences:
- the LOC112194014 gene encoding uncharacterized protein LOC112194014, with protein MAVCPWAFLGGLDTASAPPPTAPKSRTFASILANSTEAAISLSQLPAPVVRGDKIYVKINESLYQEQLKQFKTNLIGRLLLRKGSKPLKADALKGLLAALWQPSKPWRLVPLGKGYFDIHFATEEDLRRVWSGGTCTLPDGIFRLTQWKPDFVPGDTFPQTHAQIWVRFYGLSQDYWHQQHLMEIARGVGTPLQIDNATRERQFGYFARVLIDVDLAGDLPPSLMVERETHCFPIEVVYENVCTHCGKVGHMVDQCRFLKSSNNEQNAQEHKVVKKTSHIGRQEYRPKMAVNKVSEQNLDTTPEVANNDQITKFVEDVLTEAVDQELDCIADLVINEPIVNRKLESCKGNMSPLINKNKFAILASKETEAVVDIIPNELAPVVGTILEDPTVHITDEDDEVDRDNEMCDEEVNSNMEQKTYSAQPTNPLSSHSGQSWHDMVEEESLIDLVDLPAGAPPGFEHVATLAKDVALITGQGVNENTENGFTPVISKSQQKKQRRQATQADLDRETPYPKRDRRKNKKYNQ; from the coding sequence ATGGCTGTTTGCCCCTGGGCATTCTTGGGAGGCCTGGACACGGCCTCTGCGCCTCCTCCAACAGCCCCAAAATCACGCACTTTTGCATCCATCCTCGCTAACTCAACAGAGGCTGCTATATCTCTCAGCCAACTTCCAGCTCCGGTTGTTCGTGGGGATAAAATTTATGTCAAGATCAATGAATCTTTATATCAAGAGCAATTAAAGCAATTCAAAACCAATCTTATTGGTCGACTTCTTCTTCGTAAGGGTTCTAAACCTCTTAAGGCTGATGCCCTAAAAGGGTTGCTTGCTGCTCTCTGGCAGCCCTCAAAGCCATGGCGTCTTGTACCTCTCGGTAAAGGCTATTTTGACATTCATTTTGCCACTGAAGAGGATCTCCGTAGGGTATGGAGTGGAGGTACTTGTACTCTTCCTGATGGAATTTTTCGCCTAACCCAGTGGAAACCGGACTTTGTACCAGGAGATACCTTTCCTCAAACCCATGCCCAAATTTGGGTTAGGTTTTATGGGTTGAGTCAAGATTATTGGCACCAACAACATCTTATGGAAATCGCTCGGGGTGTCGGAACTCCATTGCAAATTGATAATGCCACAAGGGAAAGGCAATTTGGGTATTTTGCTCGAGTCTTGATTGATGTGGATCTTGCAGGTGACTTACCACCTTCTTTGATGGTGGAGCGGGAAACTCATTGTTTTCCGATTGAAGTAGTCTATGAGAATGTGTGTACTCATTGTGGGAAGGTTGGCCACATGGTTGATCAATGCAGGTTCTTGAAGAGCTCTAACAATGAGCAAAATGCTCAAGAACATAAGGTTGTTAAAAAAACTTCTCACATTGGGCGTCAAGAGTATCGTCCCAAGATGGCTGTAAACAAGGTTTCTGAGCAAAATTTGGACACTACCCCTGAGGTTGCAAACAATGATCAGATTACTAAATTTGTAGAAGATGTTCTCACTGAGGCCGTTGACCAGGAACTGGATTGTATTGCTGATCTGGTCATTAATGAACCCATAGTCAACAGGAAGCTTGAAAGTTGTAAAGGCAACATGTCTCCTCTGATCAATAAGAATAAGTTTGCCATCCTTGCAAGCAAGGAAACTGAAGCAGTGGTTGACATTATTCCTAATGAACTTGCTCCAGTTGTTGGAACTATTTTGGAGGACCCTACGGTTCACATtactgatgaagatgatgaagttgACAGGGATAATGAAATGTGTGATGAAGAGGTGAACTCCAATATGGAGCAAAAGACATACAGTGCCCAGCCAACCAACCCCCTTTCTTCACATAGTGGTCAGAGTTGGCATGATATGGTGGAAGAGGAAAGTCTGATTGATCTGGTTGATTTACCTGCGGGTGCTCCCCCGGGATTTGAACATGTTGCAACTTTAGCCAAGGATGTTGCATTAATTACTGGTCAAGGAGTTAATGAAAATACTGAAAATGGTTTCACACCGGTTATCTCTAAGTCTcaacagaaaaaacaaagacGACAAGCTACTCAAGCTGATCTTGATCGTGAAACTCCTTATCCAAAGAGGGAcagaagaaagaataaaaagtaCAATCAATGA